The Halorientalis sp. IM1011 genome window below encodes:
- a CDS encoding aldehyde ferredoxin oxidoreductase C-terminal domain-containing protein — translation MIHGQGPLLSVDVGEQETETENIDDVLESFVGGRGVGTKLAHERIPFDADPLGPENSLFFATGPLQTSTMSFTGRMNCTGLSPLTDGLLSSNAGGFMSRPFADTGYGAVEITGASDELVGVHVTDEGVTFEQVDHLEEATIPETIEYLDEEHDLGNEHAAIAGPAGENLVRFAAIITSESRAFGRGGLGAVLGSKNVKFLTFDGDSRPEIELDDEVTQAIHQEAATSDSPMKDAGTTSVSSFANAVEAVPTKYFEELSYDKLENIGSSAVIDHKYKKGTCSSCAFACKLPTKDESDGFTTEGPEWETVMAFGSNALVDNFRTIMEANELCDRLGLDTISCGDTVSAYLAANDEFGNEDLLLDLVEKIAYREGEGDMLAEGIDRIHDDLGVENWTMKGMEFAAHDGRTLNGQGLSYATSNRGADHMYSVAYDYEYPLVSPNEAMDKEGVEGKSGKIIELENLKAVRDSGVLCQFSSSYTEEERYEKVFQTDYEQLMDVGSRIVEMERHFHNERGKDRSDDEALPYELDGLSEELSSYYEQRGWNDDGTVPEENVEGAAATGD, via the coding sequence ATGATACACGGGCAGGGTCCACTGCTGTCGGTGGACGTGGGCGAACAGGAGACGGAGACGGAGAACATCGACGACGTACTGGAGTCGTTCGTCGGCGGCCGGGGTGTGGGCACGAAACTCGCTCACGAGCGGATCCCCTTCGACGCGGACCCGCTCGGGCCGGAGAACAGCCTCTTTTTCGCGACGGGGCCGCTCCAGACCTCGACGATGAGCTTCACGGGCCGGATGAACTGCACGGGACTGTCGCCGCTGACCGACGGTCTGCTGTCCTCGAACGCGGGCGGGTTCATGTCTCGGCCGTTCGCGGATACGGGCTACGGCGCGGTGGAGATCACCGGCGCGAGCGACGAACTGGTCGGCGTCCACGTGACCGACGAGGGCGTCACCTTCGAGCAAGTCGACCACCTCGAAGAAGCGACCATCCCCGAGACCATCGAGTATCTGGACGAGGAACACGATCTGGGTAACGAACACGCGGCCATCGCGGGTCCGGCCGGCGAGAACCTGGTCCGCTTCGCCGCGATCATCACCTCCGAGTCACGGGCGTTCGGCCGCGGCGGCCTCGGCGCGGTGCTGGGCTCGAAGAACGTGAAGTTCCTCACCTTCGACGGCGACTCCCGACCGGAGATCGAACTCGACGACGAGGTGACACAGGCGATCCACCAGGAGGCCGCGACCTCCGACAGCCCGATGAAGGATGCCGGGACCACCTCGGTCTCGTCGTTCGCCAACGCGGTCGAGGCGGTCCCGACGAAGTACTTCGAGGAGCTGTCCTACGACAAACTCGAAAATATCGGCTCGTCGGCGGTCATCGACCACAAGTACAAGAAGGGGACCTGTTCGTCGTGTGCGTTCGCGTGCAAACTCCCCACGAAGGACGAATCGGACGGGTTCACGACCGAAGGCCCGGAGTGGGAGACGGTGATGGCCTTCGGGTCGAACGCGCTGGTCGACAACTTCCGGACGATCATGGAGGCAAACGAGCTGTGTGACCGGCTCGGGCTGGACACCATCTCCTGTGGCGACACGGTCTCGGCCTATCTCGCCGCCAACGACGAGTTCGGCAACGAGGACCTCTTGCTCGACCTCGTCGAGAAGATCGCCTACCGCGAGGGCGAGGGCGATATGCTCGCGGAGGGGATCGACCGCATCCACGACGACCTCGGCGTCGAGAACTGGACGATGAAGGGCATGGAGTTCGCCGCCCACGACGGCCGCACGCTCAACGGCCAGGGCCTCTCCTACGCCACCTCGAACCGCGGGGCCGACCACATGTACTCGGTCGCCTACGACTACGAGTACCCGCTGGTCTCGCCCAACGAGGCCATGGACAAGGAAGGCGTCGAGGGGAAATCGGGGAAGATCATCGAACTGGAGAACCTCAAGGCGGTCAGGGACAGCGGCGTCCTCTGTCAGTTCTCCTCATCCTACACCGAAGAGGAACGCTACGAGAAGGTGTTCCAGACGGACTACGAGCAGCTGATGGACGTGGGCAGCCGAATCGTCGAGATGGAGCGACACTTCCACAACGAACGCGGGAAGGACCGTAGCGACGACGAGGCGCTCCCCTACGAACTGGACGGGCTCTCGGAAGAGCTGTCGAGTTACTACGAGCAGCGCGGCTGGAACGACGACGGGACCGTGCCCGAGGAGAACGTCGAGGGCGCGGCAGCCACCGGCGACTGA
- a CDS encoding helix-turn-helix domain-containing protein, with protein sequence MMRYFTFTFVPLEERYFHPALAEARDHPDITLEQMKYINLFEDETGVVLLGGRGDETAAEALLADNDDVIDWELIPSNDENGYYAYIHFTGREPAVGLLKLLDEYRLVLELPLRFTSEGYLRVTVIGTDDNIQQALRNVPDTIDAQATQMGEYNPDDERAIAGLTERQREVLEAAVEMGYYEVPRQATYEEIADVCDCTVGTVGEHLNRIESQIIHSAMD encoded by the coding sequence ATGATGCGGTACTTCACGTTCACGTTCGTCCCGCTCGAAGAGCGATACTTCCACCCGGCGCTGGCCGAGGCCCGGGACCACCCGGACATCACCCTCGAACAGATGAAGTACATCAACCTGTTCGAGGACGAGACCGGCGTCGTCCTGCTCGGGGGACGCGGCGACGAGACCGCGGCCGAGGCGCTGTTGGCCGACAACGACGACGTCATCGACTGGGAACTGATCCCCAGCAACGACGAGAACGGCTACTACGCCTACATCCACTTCACCGGCCGCGAACCGGCGGTCGGGCTGTTGAAACTGCTCGACGAGTACCGCCTCGTCCTCGAACTCCCCCTCCGGTTCACCAGCGAGGGCTATCTCCGCGTGACGGTGATCGGCACCGACGACAACATCCAGCAGGCGCTCCGGAACGTCCCCGACACGATCGACGCCCAGGCGACCCAGATGGGCGAGTACAATCCCGACGACGAGCGTGCCATCGCCGGCCTCACCGAGCGCCAGCGCGAAGTGCTGGAGGCGGCCGTCGAGATGGGATACTACGAGGTCCCGCGGCAGGCCACATACGAGGAGATCGCCGACGTCTGTGACTGCACCGTCGGCACTGTCGGCGAACACCTCAACCGCATCGAGTCACAGATCATCCACTCCGCGATGGATTGA
- a CDS encoding cold-shock protein, protein MANGTVDFFNDTGGYGFIETDDADEDVFFHMEDVGGPDLEEGQEVEFDIEQADKGPRATNLVRN, encoded by the coding sequence ATGGCAAACGGTACGGTCGATTTCTTCAACGACACAGGCGGCTACGGTTTCATCGAGACTGACGACGCGGACGAGGACGTGTTCTTCCACATGGAAGACGTCGGCGGCCCGGATCTCGAAGAAGGACAGGAAGTCGAATTCGACATCGAACAGGCCGACAAGGGCCCCCGCGCGACGAACCTCGTTCGTAACTGA
- a CDS encoding methyl-accepting chemotaxis protein, translating to MNTERLVPDRIRSRYSLKIAATLALVFAVTLVSAAFFYGNVAGELGSSADAALAADANESADTAALWVEANADLATSVAATETVESGDADRIGEYLAGAAAGSDRVGAIHYVEDGRIAASSASSAVGQSLSVATSEGTESVAVDEPRDAVVGNGSVIPVVAPAGENGYVVVAGAAETLRNRLADEKYDTALAAGDEVVLAAGDQERAAGATELTANGTATGTVGETDLVAATATVSGTGWHVVSHAPTGTVYGDRNVATAAIVALIYIVALNLGIFGVTVGGNLALALQRLADRAEEIGRGNLDVELSTDRADEVGVLYDEFDSMRRSLEESLDEAEEARTEAERAREEAEQSELRTQRLNEALEAEAERYSEVMAACAEGDLTERLDPEADSEAMQAIATSFNDMIASLEATVADVEEFADDVAESSTGVEESAAEVREASAAVDESVAQISAGAHEQTEDLQATADEVNDLSAAIQEVAATTDEIASESDRVARLGSDGREQAEATIAEMREVEGQIADAVTAIEDLAAEIEQVSEATELIDDIAEQTSILALNANIEAARAGDGGDAGEGFAVVADEVKELAEETKAVVTEIQSQVEAVQERAHESADDIRATESRITDGVASVEELTDALEAIVDGVDEVDTGLKSIARTTDDQADSAEGIVAMVDEVASVSEQTTQQADTVSEAAGEATESIDEVSDAAGRLAERTRELRRMLSTFEVDADERPVDSTVADGGRER from the coding sequence ATGAACACGGAACGACTCGTCCCAGACCGGATCAGATCGCGCTACAGCCTGAAGATCGCGGCGACGCTCGCGCTGGTGTTCGCCGTCACGCTCGTCTCGGCCGCCTTCTTCTACGGCAACGTCGCGGGCGAACTCGGTTCCTCGGCCGACGCCGCGCTCGCCGCCGACGCGAACGAGAGCGCCGACACCGCGGCGCTGTGGGTCGAGGCCAACGCCGATCTCGCGACCAGTGTGGCGGCCACGGAGACCGTCGAGAGCGGCGACGCGGACCGCATCGGGGAGTACCTCGCCGGAGCCGCCGCCGGGTCCGACCGGGTGGGGGCGATCCACTACGTCGAGGACGGCCGGATCGCGGCGAGTTCGGCGTCGAGCGCCGTCGGCCAGTCGCTCTCCGTCGCGACGTCCGAGGGGACCGAGTCGGTCGCGGTCGACGAACCCCGGGACGCCGTCGTCGGGAACGGCTCCGTGATCCCGGTCGTGGCTCCGGCCGGCGAGAACGGATACGTCGTCGTGGCGGGCGCGGCCGAAACGCTCCGGAATCGGCTCGCGGACGAGAAGTACGACACCGCGCTCGCGGCGGGCGACGAGGTCGTGCTCGCGGCCGGCGACCAGGAGCGCGCCGCGGGGGCCACGGAACTGACGGCGAACGGCACCGCGACCGGCACCGTCGGCGAGACCGACCTGGTCGCCGCGACCGCGACCGTTTCCGGGACGGGGTGGCACGTCGTGAGCCACGCGCCGACCGGGACGGTCTACGGTGACCGCAACGTCGCGACCGCGGCAATCGTCGCGCTCATATACATCGTCGCGTTGAACCTCGGTATCTTCGGTGTCACCGTCGGCGGCAACCTCGCGCTGGCGCTGCAGCGACTGGCCGACCGGGCCGAGGAGATCGGACGCGGGAACCTCGACGTGGAACTGTCGACCGACCGGGCCGACGAGGTGGGCGTGCTGTACGACGAGTTCGACTCGATGCGGAGATCGCTGGAGGAGTCACTCGACGAGGCCGAAGAGGCCCGCACCGAGGCCGAACGCGCCCGCGAAGAGGCCGAACAGTCCGAGTTGCGGACCCAGCGACTCAACGAGGCACTCGAAGCCGAGGCCGAGCGGTACAGCGAGGTCATGGCCGCCTGCGCCGAGGGCGATCTCACCGAGCGGCTGGATCCCGAGGCCGACAGCGAGGCGATGCAGGCGATCGCCACGTCGTTCAACGACATGATCGCGTCGCTGGAGGCGACCGTCGCGGACGTCGAGGAGTTCGCCGACGACGTGGCCGAATCCAGCACCGGCGTCGAGGAAAGCGCCGCCGAAGTCAGGGAGGCCAGCGCGGCGGTCGACGAGTCGGTCGCGCAGATCTCGGCCGGCGCGCACGAACAGACCGAGGACCTCCAGGCGACGGCCGACGAGGTCAACGACCTGTCGGCGGCGATCCAGGAGGTCGCGGCCACGACCGACGAGATCGCGTCCGAGTCGGATCGGGTCGCCCGACTCGGGTCCGACGGTCGCGAGCAGGCCGAGGCGACCATCGCCGAGATGCGCGAGGTCGAGGGGCAGATCGCCGACGCCGTGACCGCAATCGAGGATCTGGCCGCCGAGATCGAGCAGGTCAGCGAGGCGACCGAGTTGATCGACGACATCGCCGAGCAGACCTCGATCCTCGCGCTGAACGCGAACATCGAGGCGGCCCGTGCCGGGGACGGCGGGGACGCCGGCGAGGGATTCGCCGTCGTCGCCGACGAGGTCAAAGAGCTCGCGGAGGAGACCAAGGCGGTCGTCACGGAGATCCAGTCACAGGTCGAGGCGGTCCAGGAACGGGCTCACGAGAGCGCCGACGACATCCGCGCCACCGAGTCACGGATCACGGACGGCGTCGCGTCGGTCGAAGAACTGACCGACGCCCTGGAGGCGATCGTCGACGGCGTCGACGAGGTCGACACCGGCCTCAAGAGCATCGCCCGGACGACCGACGACCAGGCCGACTCCGCCGAGGGGATCGTCGCGATGGTCGACGAGGTCGCGAGCGTCTCCGAACAGACGACCCAGCAGGCCGACACCGTCTCCGAGGCCGCCGGGGAAGCCACCGAGTCCATCGACGAGGTCTCCGACGCCGCGGGGCGACTCGCCGAACGGACCCGGGAACTCCGGCGGATGCTCTCGACGTTCGAGGTCGACGCCGACGAGCGACCGGTGGACTCCACGGTCGCCGACGGCGGACGGGAGCGGTGA
- a CDS encoding PaaI family thioesterase encodes MDVTEIFSYMPFTNLVGIELTEAEDGYAEGRVEMREELASVPGGDVAHGGVTYSLADTVGGAAVISLAQDVAPTIDMRMDYLAPATDDLYAEAEVLRMGGSVAVTDIDVWDAEEHHVASARGIYKTGGDSEGTPWVRSGDDEQEGTPGDE; translated from the coding sequence ATGGACGTAACAGAAATCTTCTCGTACATGCCGTTTACGAACCTGGTCGGCATCGAGTTGACCGAGGCCGAGGACGGCTACGCCGAAGGACGCGTCGAGATGCGCGAGGAACTGGCCTCCGTCCCCGGCGGCGACGTGGCCCACGGCGGCGTCACCTACTCGCTGGCCGACACCGTTGGCGGCGCGGCCGTCATCTCGCTGGCCCAGGACGTGGCCCCGACGATCGACATGCGCATGGACTACCTCGCACCGGCGACGGACGACCTCTACGCCGAAGCGGAGGTCCTGCGAATGGGTGGCAGCGTCGCCGTCACCGACATCGACGTCTGGGACGCCGAGGAACACCACGTCGCCTCGGCCCGAGGCATCTACAAGACCGGCGGCGACAGCGAAGGCACGCCCTGGGTCCGCAGCGGCGACGACGAGCAGGAAGGAACCCCGGGCGACGAATAG
- a CDS encoding DUF4352 domain-containing protein, giving the protein MTDDPVSRRALLRTGVVAGSLALAGCSGDGSTTPTGQPGLSGGTVGSGETTGDGAPTDDAADLDSERPSTVVGQRILDESVGFLVEGVDRRARLGGEGEAPSGKEYLVVVLSVKNRGDEALEMSDLTDFRLTDGDGTTRERLRLVSQTGSQFTEGLLVPGETIRGFVAFEVAADSQGWSFVFDVNAVETDFERVTVDLDAEPQRQESRFRQSLRVPVEEVGAEAAAADLTVTVSEVRTADSVGGATAGEGREYLFPTVRIDNAKDRTAYLGLVGQTLLTGARGTPQALDLGVQQQLDAALPLSPNVPSGEHVEGEIPYVVDAGASPLYFSFDFTSNGADEKAIWQLR; this is encoded by the coding sequence ATGACCGACGATCCCGTTTCTCGACGCGCGCTCCTTCGAACCGGCGTGGTCGCAGGCAGTCTCGCACTCGCCGGCTGTTCCGGCGACGGCTCGACGACGCCCACGGGCCAGCCGGGACTCTCCGGCGGGACCGTCGGTTCGGGTGAGACCACAGGCGACGGCGCCCCGACCGACGACGCGGCCGACCTGGACAGCGAGCGCCCGTCGACCGTCGTCGGGCAGCGGATCCTCGACGAGTCAGTCGGCTTCCTCGTGGAGGGCGTCGACCGCCGGGCACGACTCGGTGGCGAGGGCGAGGCCCCCAGCGGGAAGGAGTACCTCGTCGTCGTGCTGTCGGTCAAGAACCGGGGTGACGAGGCCCTCGAGATGAGTGACCTGACCGACTTCCGGCTGACCGACGGCGACGGCACGACGCGTGAACGGCTCAGGCTCGTCTCACAGACGGGGAGCCAGTTCACCGAGGGACTGCTCGTGCCTGGCGAGACTATCCGCGGGTTCGTCGCGTTCGAGGTGGCGGCCGACAGCCAGGGCTGGTCGTTCGTCTTCGACGTGAACGCCGTCGAAACGGACTTCGAGCGGGTGACCGTCGATCTGGACGCGGAACCCCAGCGGCAGGAGTCACGATTCCGCCAGTCGCTTCGCGTTCCCGTCGAGGAGGTCGGTGCGGAGGCCGCCGCGGCGGACCTCACTGTGACGGTGTCGGAGGTGCGAACCGCCGACAGCGTCGGTGGGGCGACAGCGGGCGAGGGCCGGGAGTACCTCTTTCCGACGGTCCGTATCGACAACGCGAAAGACCGGACTGCGTATCTCGGCCTCGTTGGACAGACGTTGTTGACAGGCGCGCGAGGGACGCCGCAGGCGCTCGATCTGGGCGTCCAGCAACAACTCGACGCCGCGTTGCCGCTGAGTCCGAACGTCCCGTCCGGCGAGCACGTCGAGGGGGAGATCCCGTACGTCGTCGACGCCGGGGCCAGCCCGCTGTATTTCTCCTTCGACTTCACCTCGAACGGGGCCGACGAGAAAGCGATCTGGCAGCTTCGGTGA
- a CDS encoding TIGR04024 family LLM class F420-dependent oxidoreductase, whose translation MTAPTCDLVLMSRDHDSVDSLADQAQRAEAYGFSHVTMGETTGYNIVPVLTVLAERTDDIGITDDVISPYSRAPTVLGQTALTMHDVSDGRFRMSLGTSSPAIAERWHGQEFDRPLRRLRETIDVVRQVCAGGDVDYDGEFYDLGGMSYEGEVPADPPAIDVAALGPKAVELAGRFADGWIPQLFTLDGLDERMDDLRRGADLGDRNADDLRVSPIVRCCATEDGETARTMARQMIAFLIGAYGPFYGDSIAEQGYEEAVEEIRAAWEDRDTAAMAAALPDELLDAVAATGTPEDVRAKVEDFAAVDGVDAVRVGFVSGMSQEHKETTMEAVTGDR comes from the coding sequence ATGACGGCCCCGACCTGCGACCTCGTGTTGATGAGCCGCGACCACGACAGCGTCGACTCGCTGGCCGACCAGGCCCAGCGCGCCGAGGCGTACGGCTTCAGCCACGTCACGATGGGCGAGACGACCGGCTACAACATCGTCCCCGTGCTCACCGTCCTCGCCGAGCGGACCGACGACATCGGCATCACCGACGACGTGATATCGCCGTACTCCCGGGCCCCGACCGTGCTGGGTCAGACCGCACTCACCATGCACGACGTGAGCGACGGCCGGTTCCGCATGAGTTTAGGAACGAGTTCGCCCGCCATCGCCGAGCGCTGGCACGGGCAGGAGTTCGACCGCCCGCTGCGCCGCCTCCGGGAGACCATCGACGTCGTCCGGCAGGTCTGTGCCGGCGGCGACGTGGACTACGACGGCGAGTTCTACGACCTCGGCGGGATGAGCTACGAGGGCGAAGTGCCGGCGGACCCCCCGGCCATCGACGTGGCCGCGCTCGGGCCCAAAGCCGTCGAACTCGCCGGCCGGTTCGCCGACGGCTGGATCCCCCAGCTGTTCACCCTCGACGGTCTCGACGAGCGCATGGACGACCTCCGGCGCGGGGCCGACCTCGGTGATCGGAATGCCGACGACCTCCGGGTCAGCCCCATCGTTCGCTGCTGTGCGACCGAGGACGGCGAGACCGCACGCACGATGGCCCGCCAGATGATCGCCTTCCTGATCGGCGCGTACGGCCCCTTCTACGGGGATTCGATCGCCGAACAGGGGTACGAAGAAGCGGTCGAGGAGATCCGCGCGGCGTGGGAGGATCGGGACACGGCGGCGATGGCGGCGGCGCTCCCGGACGAGTTGCTCGACGCCGTGGCCGCGACCGGCACACCCGAGGACGTCCGCGCGAAGGTCGAAGATTTCGCCGCTGTCGACGGCGTCGACGCCGTCCGGGTCGGCTTCGTCTCCGGTATGAGCCAGGAGCACAAGGAGACGACGATGGAAGCGGTGACGGGCGACCGATAG
- a CDS encoding MBL fold metallo-hydrolase, whose translation MAIGDHLTVDGVDGVTYVDTGMYDTAEYGAVYIVDADEPAIVDSGIGTNYEAILDGLRAAGIAPEDLATIALTHVHLDHAGGAGYLAEACPNADVVIHESGARHLVEPSGLIAGTKRAVGDQWEFYADPKPIPEDRIREITGGDVLDLGDRELRAHHTPGHAPHQVVFELPDESVVFTGDAAGIYVPELDSIHQTSPPSDFDLEGCLGDLHTIRDCDPDVLCYGHFGPAAADDRLREYADVLTEWVAAVERKRDELSDDDAVIEYFGDTTSMTGVWGERKASAEARMNTRGVLAYLDTRSE comes from the coding sequence ATGGCAATCGGCGACCACCTGACCGTCGACGGCGTCGACGGCGTCACCTACGTCGATACGGGTATGTACGACACCGCCGAGTACGGCGCGGTGTACATCGTCGACGCCGACGAGCCAGCCATCGTCGACTCGGGCATCGGCACCAACTACGAGGCGATCCTCGACGGCCTCAGGGCGGCGGGGATCGCACCCGAGGACCTGGCGACCATCGCGCTGACCCACGTCCACCTCGATCACGCCGGCGGCGCGGGCTATCTCGCCGAGGCGTGCCCGAACGCCGACGTGGTGATCCACGAGTCGGGGGCGCGCCACCTCGTCGAGCCCTCGGGGCTGATCGCGGGCACGAAACGGGCCGTCGGCGATCAGTGGGAGTTCTACGCGGACCCGAAACCCATCCCCGAGGACCGCATCCGCGAGATCACCGGCGGTGACGTGCTCGACCTCGGCGACCGCGAGCTACGAGCCCACCACACGCCCGGGCACGCACCCCACCAGGTCGTCTTCGAGTTACCCGACGAGTCCGTCGTGTTCACCGGCGACGCGGCGGGGATCTACGTCCCCGAACTCGATAGCATCCACCAGACGTCGCCGCCGTCGGACTTCGATCTCGAAGGGTGTCTCGGGGACCTCCACACGATCCGTGACTGTGATCCCGACGTGCTCTGTTACGGTCACTTCGGGCCGGCGGCGGCCGACGACCGACTCCGGGAGTACGCCGACGTGTTGACCGAGTGGGTCGCGGCGGTCGAACGGAAACGTGACGAACTCAGTGACGACGACGCCGTGATCGAGTACTTCGGCGACACCACGTCGATGACCGGGGTCTGGGGCGAGCGAAAAGCCAGTGCGGAAGCACGGATGAACACGCGCGGCGTCTTGGCGTATCTCGACACCCGATCGGAGTAG
- a CDS encoding cation:proton antiporter yields the protein MRLCPGRSSLPVYGGLDVATGEIIPLVAAIIGLGVGAQLLAARFQVPSIIFLVSAGLILGPLSELIFGTRILSAATFGGALPAIVGLSVAIIVFEGAFHLRLDRIREAPAAALRLVTVGAAIALVGTAVTVRFALGQPWDLSVLIGALLVATGPTVVTPILDVVPVRERVAAALETEGIVNDVTAAIVAVVVFKVIIVREAAGGAFVREFFARLGIGLLIGVIVAAVIYALLKYADLSAGNAPRNARLLTFAGALIAYGAADSLASEAGVAAVATAGLLLGNADIPYEDDIESFKGDVTLIVLSFVFIALAALLDVGDLLRLGLPGLAVVAAVMLVIRPLLVFVSTRGDRFTRPEKLFISFVGPRGIIPASVATLFAVQMQAQGLDQQAQTLVGTVFLVIFVTVAIQGGFARYIAEQLNVIPMRVIIVGGGQVGRALAERLEDRGENVVIVEEDEQVVERTRNEGYSVVWGDGTDTDVLREAGGANAKTVVAATGDDDANLLIAQLSSSKFDTDRVIARANNPDNVEAFEELGVRTISSAMATAWAMDNQIERPALAHWMTDVGREGDVQEVEVTSEELIGRSIQEIGPELPETCLVALVDRDGEVEVPGPDYVIEAGDRVTLLGKRDAVRSAMKMVDPD from the coding sequence ATGCGTTTATGCCCCGGGCGTTCGTCGCTGCCGGTGTATGGAGGATTAGACGTGGCCACAGGTGAGATCATCCCGCTGGTGGCTGCCATCATCGGACTCGGCGTGGGGGCACAGTTGCTGGCCGCCCGATTCCAGGTTCCGAGTATCATCTTTCTCGTCTCCGCGGGGCTGATACTGGGGCCGCTCTCCGAGCTCATCTTCGGCACCCGAATCCTCTCGGCAGCGACCTTCGGCGGCGCGCTCCCGGCCATCGTCGGGCTCTCGGTCGCCATCATCGTCTTCGAGGGTGCGTTCCACCTCCGACTGGACCGCATCAGGGAAGCCCCGGCGGCCGCCCTGCGGCTGGTGACCGTCGGTGCCGCCATCGCGCTGGTCGGGACGGCCGTGACGGTCCGGTTCGCGCTCGGCCAGCCCTGGGATCTGTCCGTCTTGATCGGGGCCTTGCTCGTCGCGACCGGCCCGACCGTCGTCACGCCGATCCTCGACGTGGTCCCGGTCCGGGAGCGGGTGGCGGCCGCCCTCGAAACCGAGGGGATCGTCAACGACGTGACGGCCGCCATCGTCGCCGTCGTCGTCTTCAAGGTGATCATCGTCCGCGAAGCCGCCGGTGGAGCGTTCGTCAGGGAGTTTTTCGCCCGGCTCGGGATCGGCCTGCTCATCGGCGTCATCGTCGCCGCCGTGATCTACGCCCTGCTCAAATACGCCGACCTCTCGGCGGGGAACGCACCGCGTAACGCCCGCCTGCTCACCTTCGCGGGCGCGTTGATCGCGTACGGGGCCGCCGATTCCCTCGCCAGCGAGGCCGGCGTCGCCGCCGTCGCGACCGCCGGCCTCCTGCTGGGGAACGCGGACATCCCCTACGAGGACGATATCGAGTCGTTCAAAGGCGACGTGACGCTGATCGTCCTATCTTTCGTGTTCATCGCGCTGGCCGCGTTGCTGGACGTGGGCGACCTGCTCCGGCTCGGGCTGCCCGGACTCGCGGTCGTCGCCGCAGTCATGCTGGTGATCCGCCCGCTGCTCGTCTTCGTCTCGACCCGCGGTGACCGGTTCACCCGACCGGAGAAACTGTTCATCAGCTTCGTGGGCCCGCGGGGTATCATCCCCGCCTCGGTCGCGACGCTGTTCGCCGTCCAGATGCAGGCTCAGGGGCTGGACCAGCAGGCCCAGACCCTCGTCGGGACGGTGTTTCTGGTTATCTTCGTGACAGTCGCCATCCAGGGCGGCTTCGCGCGCTACATCGCGGAACAACTGAACGTGATACCAATGCGAGTCATCATCGTCGGCGGCGGTCAGGTCGGCCGTGCGCTGGCCGAACGGCTCGAGGATCGCGGCGAGAACGTCGTGATCGTCGAGGAGGACGAACAGGTAGTCGAACGAACCCGCAACGAGGGCTACTCCGTAGTCTGGGGTGACGGTACCGACACCGACGTGCTCCGGGAAGCGGGCGGTGCCAACGCCAAGACCGTCGTCGCCGCGACCGGGGACGACGACGCGAACCTGCTGATCGCCCAGCTGTCGAGCTCGAAGTTCGACACCGACCGGGTGATCGCACGCGCGAACAACCCCGACAACGTCGAGGCCTTCGAGGAACTCGGCGTCCGGACCATCTCCTCGGCGATGGCGACCGCGTGGGCGATGGACAACCAGATCGAACGCCCCGCGCTGGCCCACTGGATGACCGACGTGGGCCGCGAGGGCGACGTACAGGAAGTCGAGGTCACGTCGGAGGAACTGATCGGCCGATCGATCCAGGAGATCGGCCCGGAACTGCCCGAGACCTGCCTCGTCGCCCTGGTCGATCGCGACGGCGAGGTCGAGGTCCCCGGCCCGGACTACGTCATCGAGGCGGGCGACCGGGTGACGCTGCTGGGCAAACGCGACGCCGTCCGGAGCGCCATGAAGATGGTCGACCCCGACTGA